ACTCCTTATCCAACTTCGCCAGTTTGGAGGTCACGATCCACGTGCAGTGAGATTGAACAGTGAAAGCCCATTCCACAGTCCCATAATGATGCCTGCGGCAGAATATATGGTCCGTGCTCTTGACAAAATCAAACTCAACTTCCCAGCACATATGCCGTGTGTTTCAAATGTTTCCGGTCTCCCGTTCCGCTCGGCAGATGAACTAAGGAGGCTACTTTCACAACAGTGTGTTGATACTGTGCGATGGTGGGACAGTATCAGGTATTTAGATCAAGAGAGGGGTGTAAAACGTTGGGTTGGCATTGGGCCTGGGAAAGTCGGCAGGAATCTGGTTGGAAAGGAGGTCGGTAAGGTAATGACTAAAGGAGGTGGTGTTTGGGCAATCTGTGATACTCGCGAGCTTGAAGATATAGTCAGGAGTCTCGAACAGACTGAATTTGAAGCTTCGTGCGATTAACCTGTCACAGGTACAGGTATGCTTAGACCGGTGGTTTCTATGTTGTCAATTGATTATCTTGATAGCACTTACGCAAGCAGCGATAGCATAGCAAGGGCGATAAAATACTTTTCAATTGTCTCATAAATTAGCGGTCTCAGAAGTTCATCTGTGTCACCGCCACAAACATGACATTGACGCCTTGCCGCTTCTTGCCATTTCAAGATTAACAAGCGTGGACTAAGTAAACCAGGCCAATAAAGTTAAAAACGGCACATAATCTGCCTCACTGACTATTAAAGGTTATGTCAAACACTACTGGATATTTATAACCCGCAAATGATCATGAGCCACAGTTACTCCTTTCACGTACCTAGAGAGTTGGTCTCTACCATAAGCTTGGGCCACCGGATCGTTTCAAAGTATAGTCGCATCTAGCACCCATGTTTCACCAATATTCCTGACCTCCGCAATGAATTCATGGTCTGTGATTTGCAAAGAATTCGATGTGGGGGCAGCAGCTTTGATTGTAGGGACATGATCATCCGGAGAATAGAACGGGTTTTGCAAAAGCCGAATATAAGCTGTCTGCAAGGCTCGGAAAACCTAATAGTTCATTGTTAATTTGGACTTCTGTTAATGTGTtgaagacaagagaagaatattcgACATAGACCATCCGACACAGGACTTACCGGTTTCAGGTCTGGATCTTTGGAACCAGTCCTCGGAGatcctttttgtttccccATGCTGTTTGGAACTGGTTGTCCGATCAAATCAATAATGACCAGTAATTTTACTCCAGTAGTTGTTAGCCAACCATATGCCGCTAGTTTTTCATCCACGGCGTGCAAGAGGCCTAGGTCTTGGTCGACTGAAGTTTGCTTCTGTCGTATCTCAAAGATATCGAGACAAGAGTTCAATAGGAACGAGAATTCAACAGTAGAATTCAGATAAGGAGGGAAAAGCGAAATATGCAAAGGGTTATCCTTCTAGAGCATTAGCAAGCCATCTTGAACGAGCCATATTTATCGTACAGCTTTTCCAATTATACCGATGCAAGCAATTTTCGGTCCTGACATTCTGGAGATATATCTGTATCTAGAATGATCTACGGCGGTACGGGATTGTGTTTATTTCTGAAGGCATTCGAGTTTAGGAAAACTTCACCTGCGTAAATTTGGCTCCTCACCTGTAAAAGGAGGTGGAGAAGTGCTGTATATAGGTCGAATGAACATGTTACATACAACTTAAATGTAGTATAGGTGGGTAAGGGGTAGAACATGTAGTGTAGATAAGATAAAATGGGTACAAGACGGTATTAAAATGACCCAATGATGTAGTTTAGAATTTAACTTACCTACCTGATAGACACCTAGTTTGATACCTCTTACAGTACTGTACGTGAAATAACCTGCAAATGCACTATTTACTGGTACATTCCTTGTATTATGACAGTAAAGTAAAGGCTAGTGTACCACTAGTGCAGAACCGTGAGTCCGGAGCCGCAACGCTTGCCTTCTGGTATCATAATTACCACCAGCAAGCGACATTTGAAGTCGTTCCAACATCTTTCGGTTCTCAACCCAAGGATCTTCTCAAGGAACCTCATAACGAACCCAGTTACAGCTGCCATGCTTCCTTTATCAGCGCGCGCCCTTCCGGGTGCCCTCCATGGTGAGCAATTCTCCGCTCGCGAGTCTTTTGAGCTCCGCTCACGTTAGGCAGCACGACCACGCTTGGTCTCATCGATTCCTCGAATCCAACTAGTTGCACATCTGTCAACTACCCCCAATCAATCGGCCACAGCGCTTGAGCACAAAGGACATTCGGGTCAGCCGCTGACTGCTTCTGGAAAGATACGGAAGGAGGTACCTCTACCgagccaggagaagaaggagggtGCGATGCAATATGTGCTGTTTGTCTCCCCAAGGGATTGGAACTGTTATACGTGCCTAACGTTGTTCTTAGGACTACCTTGGACCAAGTTGCGAATTGGGCACGTCAGAGCTCTCTTTGGCCTATGACTTTTGGTCTTGCCTGCTGCGCTGTCGAGATGATGCATCTGTCTACCCCGAGATATGATCAAGACCGCCTAGGGATTATCTTTCGAGCCTCTCCTCGCCAGTCAGATGTTATGATCGTCGCTGGCACGTTAACGAACAAGATGGCACCCGCTCTTAGGCAGGTTTATGATCAGATGCCCGACCCACGTTGGGTTGTTAGCATGGGCAGCTGTGCAAATGGTGGTGGCTACTATCATTACAGCTACTCCGTTGTTCGTGGGTGCGATAGAATCGTCCCTGTTGATGTATATGTTCCTGGATGTTCGTTTGCACCCATGGCTATGATTTCCCTTCATGATTTGTGAATATTTGCTGACCGCTAATTCGAAGGCCCACCGACCTCCGAGGCATTGATGTACGGAATTTTCCAACtccagaagaaaatgaggcaCACCAGAATCACACGCATGTGGTACAGGCGCTAGGTCTTTGGTATATGTTTTATCGTCCTATTCGATCCCAAGGGCTCAATTTAGGTAGATGTAAAATTAAAGTCATTTTCTATGTTAGTCAATAAGGCAGGCTAGTTACTATTCATATCTTGAGACTATTGCTTTACTAGCTAAAGCTCTTTTACTGCTTATGTCATATTATGGTATGTTATGGAGGTACCGTTTAACTACATAGATGAGTGGGTGAACCTGTCTTATATCTTAAACAGCCGAAGGCCAGCTAAAGCTGAAAGGAGACTGCTTCGTATCGAGGGCTAACCCCTCAGCCAAGCGCCCTTACCTGGCTACCCATTAACAACAACACCTCCATTGGGATGCAATGATTGTCCCGAGATATAGCTGCTGTCTTGGCTCGCTAGGAAGACGAAACAAGTCGCCACTTCACTGGGTTGTCCCGGACGGCCCATTGGCACACTGCTGAATTGGTCCATTGCAGAGCTAGTCATAGTTGATGGGATCAGAGGTGTCCAAACTAGGTAGCGGTCAGTTGTCGTGCAATTGTTAGATGGGGTTGAGCTTACTTGGGCCAGGACAAACACAATTCACCCGTATACCTCTTCCAACTTGTTGATTAGACAAGCCCCTGGTGAATGCAACGATTGCACCCTTGGTTGCAGTGTAGTCAAGGAGGTCAGGTCGACCGATGTATGCATTGACAGACCCACAGTTTATTATAGTTGAGCCACTCTTCATGTGCGGAAGCGCGTACTTCGAAAGATAgaagaatggatggatgttggTATCGAATGTACGCTCCCATTGATCCCTATTGGTTATATATCAGTCCTGATGGTTTTAACATCGGGTGCAGCGAAAGGGAGCTTTCCACTCACTCTTCAAGGCCACTAATGTCCCCAATCATGTTCTGGAATCCCGCATTATTCACCAGGATGTCTATGCCACCCATACATTGCACGGCGGTATCAACCACTTTTCGacaattctccttcttgcgCACATCCACAGCCAAGCAGTGACAGTCATGTCCTGTGCCTTGGAcccttctttttgtctcttgtgcgtctttttcttcttcgggtAAGTAGACGATCAAGCTAGATGCTCCTTCCATTGCAAACAATAAGGCAACGGCGCGGCCGATGCCAGAGTCACCACCTGTGATGATGGCTCTTTTCCCAACAAGCTTTCCCGCTGCCTTATATGTCGTATAACCGCCTTCTTCGGTCGGTATGTAGGTTGATACTGGCTTTGggtcctccagctcttcttgtAGCCCGGGTTTCTTCTGATGTTGAACGGGAATTTGATGGCCTGGGATAATCGATGAGTATCTAGTCCGATATACTGTGCGAAGAACAGACCTACCTGTTTGAAACTGGGATTCAGTACCGCGAGCGGCTCTTTCTGTGTAATCTTGCATGATTTAGGTTGTTACTTGGCAGTAGCTGGTTAAGTAAGGCGCGAAGGTACAGAAGGAGAGCTTGCTAACTAACGACGTTTAGAGTGACCCAAGTCTATAATTGAGTATATCTGTGGCTACTATGCAGCATAAATATCCCCGAAACTACTATATCGTCATGCTAACACCTTCGTCAGAGTGACGTCTCCTCGACGTACATAGCAAGTCTGCAACCAACCCTCCTCTTTTCGTCTTCACTGTTTGAAACCTCTCTGCTTATGTGTTTACTCCGAAGCTACACATCTTTCAATTTTCATTCTCACTGCAAGGTTATAGTTGTCATGAACGAGGGTTTGAAGGAGACTGTTCTTGCTGCATTTGACAGTGGCGCCCGAACCAAGCTAAAACCATTCCACAACCAAGTACATCAACACAGTATACTGCAGTGCCCATGGTACTTTTTATGGGAATCTTTCCCTTCGACATTCTTGACTGCAATTCCATGCTTTAAACCAAGCACCAGCCAGCTCAATTGCCGCGTAGTACTTTTATGGTGTCACTCTTCCATGGTGTTACTCCGAGCAAAGAGTGTGTCAAGTAAAGTAGCATTATGGGATGGTGATTTATTTTTGCTCTGCCATAAAAGTATTGCCCACCTCGGCTTGACATCGGTATCACTTTATGGAAATATTAGATGACTACTGAATAGGTATGATGCCTGTtaggtacggagtaccccAAGTAGTAGGTGGTTTCGCATCCGGGAACGGTATGTATTGTACTATACATACACCATCATGATTCTATCCTAGTACAGTGGGATGCAAAAAGTTTGAAACCATCCGCTTGACCGCCCTACATACCGCCATATACTAACCTTACCAAATTCAATATTTGAACCTACACACGTCTATCTACACATTGAAATATAGCCCCTAGGAAGGAGATAGATGCCAGTTACTAAGTTAGGTGATCTGTAAACTAAGTATTCAGGCCCAGGTATGGTTTTTGCGAAGTTTCTGCCGCGcaaaataataaaattaagAAGGCGGTTAGACCAGGAAATAAATGGATAGTTTCAAAACTTTTTGCATCCCACTGTATGTCTGTACTTCCATACTACGAGTGTCGTAATGAGAACGACTCTTTTTCTGGACTAGGTCACCCTTTCTTTGATGATTAATTTTTTTTACATAGCCTATTGCCAATAGGCTATCGGCAAGGGTGGCCTGATGATATACTTAAATCTAATCCAAAAAGTTAATTTAATGGATCTCCTATTACCAAGATCTGTAAagatgtacggagtactatgTACTCCGTTGTTTAAAATTGTTTCTGTGACTGGTGGCCAATTGTATAGATAATTGAACAATGATTATTTATCTATAGATCTAATAGTATAGGGATCTTTGATAGACTACCCTACAGTAACGATATATCTATGCGGTGGCCCTAAATTCAATGTCGTTGTCTATATTTAGTCTAGCTAGTACAGTATGAACCCCCTGAAGGCGGCTAAAGTAGGGCGCCACGTCTTAATACTACTGTATGAAATACACACGGTATATACCTACCGTTAACGCAAATCTTAAACTCGGGCCACCTTTGTCTACCTTAGAGCGTATGGTACATGCGAATGCGGTAGGCGGTCAGATAAatagttttcttttccttttttcctttcttttttccttgtccCTCGTACTTCTGATAGTGAAAGTATGATCAAGATTGAATGGATCTGTATTTTTACCAAAAGACCTAAATCGTTTTCATCTCCTTCTACATTGAATACATACGCTCCATATCCACCCAACTGAACTACTTACATATCATTTTTTTGTCTTGTGGACCGTCGCAGTACCATGGCTGATTTTGCAAAGGATCCTGCTCTCAACGCAGCATTATCTGCACCATGGGCGT
The sequence above is a segment of the Aspergillus oryzae RIB40 DNA, chromosome 3 genome. Coding sequences within it:
- a CDS encoding NuoB/complex I 20 kDa subunit family protein (NADH-ubiquinone oxidoreductase, NUFS7/PSST/20 kDa subunit), with product MLPLSARALPGALHARPRLVSSIPRIQLVAHLSTTPNQSATALEHKGHSGQPLTASGKIRKEVPLPSQEKKEGAMQYVLTTLDQVANWARQSSLWPMTFGLACCAVEMMHLSTPRYDQDRLGIIFRASPRQSDVMIVAGTLTNKMAPALRQVYDQMPDPRWVVSMGSCANGGGYYHYSYSVVRGCDRIVPVDVYVPGCPPTSEALMYGIFQLQKKMRHTRITRMWYRR
- a CDS encoding uncharacterized protein (predicted protein), whose amino-acid sequence is MSGPKIACIGIIGKADNPLHISLFPPYLNSTVEFSFLLNSCLDIFEIRQKQTSVDQDLGLLHAVDEKLAAYGWLTTTGVKLLVIIDLIGQPVPNSMGKQKGSPRTGSKDPDLKPKSKLTMNY
- a CDS encoding oxidoreductase, short-chain dehydrogenase/reductase family (reductases with broad range of substrate specificities) produces the protein MQDYTERAARGTESQFQTGHQIPVQHQKKPGLQEELEDPKPVSTYIPTEEGGYTTYKAAGKLVGKRAIITGGDSGIGRAVALLFAMEGASSLIVYLPEEEKDAQETKRRVQGTGHDCHCLAVDVRKKENCRKVVDTAVQCMGGIDILVNNAGFQNMIGDISGLEEDQWERTFDTNIHPFFYLSKYALPHMKSGSTIINCGSVNAYIGRPDLLDYTATKGAIVAFTRGLSNQQVGRGIRVNCVCPGPIWTPLIPSTMTSSAMDQFSSVPMGRPGQPSEVATCFVFLASQDSSYISGQSLHPNGGVVVNG